GCTTCAACACCTGGAGCTGAATCTTACGGCGTCCAAATTGGCGAGCTTCATGTTTATCTGGAACCCAGACGTCAATAATGTTGCCTTTGATCTTTCCGCCGGTATCATGCACTGTGTAAACGCCAGTGTATTTTCCTGCCTTAATTTGAACCACGGAACCCAAAGGCAGCACTCGTGGATCAGCAGCAACCACACCTCTGCGCACACCAGCACCGCTGCGAGTTCTCCCTTTCAATGAATAGGCTGTCGCCTGAAAGGTCATCGGCTCGCCTAAATCCTCGTCGGGCATCGAAAAAACACGAGCATCCAACTTGGACTCGTTGGCAGACACTTTGAAGCTTTGCACCGGATTTTGGGGTTTGATCTTCGGTTCAGATATCTCGGCTTCCCGGCTCGAATAGCCTTTCGCATCATTTATTGCTTTAGCCGGAGTTTCCGAAGCCAAAGCCACTTTATTGAGGTCGGTATTTGATTGCGAGTCGGATGAATTGGGTTTTGTCACTTGGTTTGGTGACGAGATCGGCGATGTTGGCGTTTGAGCGTGAGCTCCAAACTGAAGAGTCATTGACAAACAAGCTGTACAAACAATTCCCACTGTTTTGTTAAAGTTCGTAACCATATGATCCATTCGTCTCCTTGTTAGGGGTTAATCCCAACTTCCAACTAACGCCTCCCCTTTGTGTGGATCAACACAAAAGTCTTCACTCAAAACTTCGCCTCGCTTTACGACAGACTCAGTTCCGACTGAGCAGGGGCACCTAAACACGTTTTTTGTTTTCTTTCGTTTGCGCTTCTTTTGCGGCTTGAGACTGCAACCGCAACGTGTAAGAACTTCACGGCGTTAATAGAAGCATTGATACAACGGCGGGAAGTATAGCATCCGAAATTTTGAATAAAAGGACACGATTTCGGGTGATGCGCTAACTTACCTGTTAAGGCGAGCTTAAGTCAGAAAAATTTTTCTAGTTTGGGGAATAAACTGAGTAAAAATGAAATAGTGGTTTGAAAAGGAACAGGAATCTAATTTTGATTGTGTATGATCCTGCTTCATCCATTTTTTCGGATTTGGGAAGCTCAGGTCAGTTTTGGATAGCAAATTCAGTAAAAAATTCAGCATTTGGGCAGATCGAAATCAAGTAAAGTTGTGGCCAATTCTGTTGCCGTCAATGTTGCTGTGCCAACTTTCGCTACAACGATTCCCGCAGCGTGGTTGGCAAGAATGGCAGCTTCCGTAATCGTTGCGCCAGCCGCCATCGCCATTGCAAGC
The sequence above is a segment of the Acidobacteriota bacterium genome. Coding sequences within it:
- a CDS encoding 3D domain-containing protein gives rise to the protein MDHMVTNFNKTVGIVCTACLSMTLQFGAHAQTPTSPISSPNQVTKPNSSDSQSNTDLNKVALASETPAKAINDAKGYSSREAEISEPKIKPQNPVQSFKVSANESKLDARVFSMPDEDLGEPMTFQATAYSLKGRTRSGAGVRRGVVAADPRVLPLGSVVQIKAGKYTGVYTVHDTGGKIKGNIIDVWVPDKHEARQFGRRKIQLQVLKLGASKSRKR